In the genome of Neisseria lactamica, the window CGCCGCACTCAAGCAACACCTTGCCCAAACGCAAGACACGGCTGCCCTGCCGCGCTACTGGCGTTTTACAGACCGTCTGCCGCGCAACGGACAAGGGAAAATTACCGCAGCGGACTTTCAGACGGCATTGGCAGAACCCGCCGCGCCGCAATGGCACACCTTGCCGCCCGAAGGAAACCGGTTGCGCTATCAAACCCGCGTACCGCCGGATTTGCCCTATTTCGGCGGACATTTTTCCACCTTCCCACTCGTCCCCGGCGCAGTCGAATTGGAATGGGTACGCCGGCTTGCCGCACGGCACCCCTTCGGCAGGCAAAACATTATCCGCATCGAAAACCTGAAATACCAGCAGTTTATCCGTCCGTATGACGACATTTCCGTAGAACTCGGATACGATGCCGATAAAAACAAACTGTCGTTTACCATCCGAAAACAGGATGCCGCCTGCGCCTCGGGGAAACTGGTATTCGACACGCCGCAGGACAGTCCCGATCCGGCCGCAAGGGAAGAACGATGAACCGCCTTCGCACAGGCAAATAAGATTACCGCCTTACCTTAATATAAATATGAACATCCTCGCCCTCATCCCCCATTACAACCACCCGACAACCGTCGGCACGGTCGCGCACGGCCTGCGCGCCTGCGGTTTGGACGTGTTGGTCGTGGACGACTGCTCCCGCCCCGACTGCATACCCGTTTTAGAAAATCTGGCTTCAGACGGCATCCGCGTCATCCGCCGCACAAGCAACGGCGGCAAAGGCGCGGCAGTACGCACAGGTTTCGAGGCGGCGGCGGAGCTGAGATACAGCCACGTCCTGCAAATCGACGCCGACGGGCAACACTGTTTGGACGACGTGCCAAAGTTCGTCCGTGCCGCGCAACTCAATCCCGAAGCCCTCGTCTGCGGTCAGCCGCAATACGGCGGCGACGCGCCCAAATCCCGATTGTACGGGCGCAAGATTACCGACTTTTGGAATATGGTTCACACCTGGTCGTC includes:
- a CDS encoding glycosyltransferase family 2 protein, with translation MNILALIPHYNHPTTVGTVAHGLRACGLDVLVVDDCSRPDCIPVLENLASDGIRVIRRTSNGGKGAAVRTGFEAAAELRYSHVLQIDADGQHCLDDVPKFVRAAQLNPEALVCGQPQYGGDAPKSRLYGRKITDFWNMVHTWSSDIKDGMCGFRLYPLPPALAVIRGEYIGNRMDFDIEILIRLYWRGIKTVWIPTPVRYAADGISHFRALADNILISQMHTRLFFGMLKWRWRILKGAFR